A single window of Methylacidimicrobium sp. AP8 DNA harbors:
- the recR gene encoding recombination mediator RecR: MADYPQTLRELLAALRELPSIGPRSAERLVLFLMEERKGTKERLARALHAAGTRVHPCVRCGFYAEEDLCELCRDPARDPLLWCLVASPGDVLRIERASAFRGVYHVLGHRLSPLEGIGPEQLPTGPLLARIEREHPREIILALGTDAEGEATSLYLGELLKKTGPRISSLATGLPAGGGLEFADSVTLSYALAGRREI; encoded by the coding sequence ATGGCCGACTATCCCCAGACGCTTCGCGAACTGCTGGCGGCCTTACGCGAGCTCCCCTCGATCGGTCCGCGTTCCGCCGAGCGGCTCGTGCTCTTTTTGATGGAGGAGAGAAAAGGAACGAAGGAGCGGCTTGCCCGTGCGCTCCACGCGGCGGGGACACGCGTGCATCCCTGTGTCCGATGCGGCTTTTATGCCGAGGAAGATCTCTGCGAGCTCTGCCGCGATCCGGCCCGGGACCCTCTCCTCTGGTGCCTGGTCGCCTCGCCCGGGGACGTCCTGCGCATCGAGCGGGCATCGGCCTTCCGCGGCGTCTATCACGTCCTGGGCCATAGGCTCTCCCCCCTGGAAGGGATCGGACCCGAACAGCTTCCGACCGGCCCGCTCCTCGCCCGCATCGAGCGCGAGCACCCTCGGGAGATCATCCTCGCGCTCGGCACCGATGCCGAAGGAGAGGCGACCTCCCTCTACTTGGGCGAGCTTCTAAAAAAGACAGGGCCGCGCATTTCGAGCCTGGCCACCGGCCTCCCCGCCGGAGGCGGACTCGAGTTCGCCGACAGTGTCACGCTCAGCTACGCACTGGCCGGGCGGCGCGAGATCTAG
- a CDS encoding universal stress protein — protein sequence MYKKILVAYDRSEGARVALDEGLCLARSLGSECKVLWIVPPVPYFFFDIGREIEMQQEREEAFFAEIEKDVEAACRRWSYTATLARRAGSPALEIVRFAEEDGFEMIVLGHSGHFGVWGRALGSVASRVSEEASCSVLIARLPQPAEESIQVPAGSREKAKTTPA from the coding sequence GTGTATAAGAAAATTCTGGTGGCCTACGATCGTTCGGAAGGAGCGAGGGTTGCGCTTGATGAAGGTCTCTGCCTGGCGAGGTCGCTCGGCAGCGAGTGCAAGGTGCTCTGGATCGTCCCGCCGGTACCCTACTTCTTCTTCGACATCGGCCGCGAGATCGAGATGCAGCAGGAGCGCGAGGAGGCGTTCTTCGCGGAAATAGAAAAGGACGTCGAAGCGGCCTGTCGGAGATGGAGCTATACCGCGACGCTCGCTCGCAGGGCTGGCAGCCCGGCGTTGGAGATCGTCCGCTTCGCCGAGGAAGACGGGTTCGAGATGATCGTCCTCGGCCACAGCGGCCACTTCGGGGTCTGGGGACGGGCTCTAGGTAGCGTTGCCTCCCGCGTGAGCGAGGAAGCGAGTTGCTCCGTCTTGATCGCACGGCTGCCGCAGCCGGCCGAGGAGAGCATCCAAGTCCCGGCCGGCTCCCGGGAGAAAGCCAAAACTACGCCCGCCTGA
- a CDS encoding DUF3347 domain-containing protein, with translation MLAILWVAAGWASLAAAAPLPPELDSVMPPYLAIGKALAADSLKGVDTEAAAMKGLVERSGGGFFPKELSGDLDRLSRANDLDTARLAYKDVSDRLIALFQEHKVQTGRYFLCTCPMAQASWIQADKEIKNPYYGSAMLLCGDVTQTF, from the coding sequence ATGCTCGCGATCCTCTGGGTCGCGGCGGGTTGGGCCTCCCTAGCCGCGGCCGCTCCCCTCCCTCCGGAGCTCGATTCCGTTATGCCTCCCTACCTCGCTATCGGAAAGGCCCTCGCGGCCGATTCGCTCAAGGGGGTCGATACCGAGGCTGCCGCTATGAAAGGACTCGTCGAACGTTCGGGAGGCGGCTTTTTCCCGAAGGAGCTCTCCGGAGATCTTGATCGGCTCTCGCGGGCGAACGATCTCGACACCGCGCGGCTGGCGTACAAGGACGTCAGCGACCGGCTGATCGCGCTCTTTCAGGAGCACAAGGTCCAAACGGGCCGCTACTTCCTCTGCACCTGCCCGATGGCGCAAGCGAGCTGGATCCAAGCCGACAAGGAGATCAAGAACCCGTATTACGGGTCGGCGATGCTCCTCTGCGGCGACGTGACGCAAACGTTCTAA
- the amoA gene encoding bacterial ammonia monooxygenase, subunit AmoA, whose protein sequence is MQYSQVDAEAKAIARKFDWVVILSTFLALIAGFHVHQMLVAGDWSFWIDWKDRNWWPIVAPILEITFPAAVQAVFWTKFRMPIGATFCCLGLLFGQWMNRYINFYGWTHYPLNFVFPETFMPQAVVLDVVLMLTGNWIVTALVGGELWGWLFYPTNWVMIAPYHLPVEYQGSLMSIADVINYMYVRTSTPEYLRIVETGTMRSFAGGVTGVAAFFSGFVSVCMYVPWWLMGAHFFGSTKFFKTYEAAAAEVKRA, encoded by the coding sequence ATGCAATATTCGCAAGTAGACGCGGAGGCGAAGGCGATTGCCCGGAAGTTCGACTGGGTGGTGATCCTGTCGACCTTTCTGGCGCTGATCGCCGGCTTCCATGTCCACCAGATGCTGGTGGCCGGAGACTGGTCGTTCTGGATCGACTGGAAGGATCGGAACTGGTGGCCGATCGTGGCTCCGATTCTGGAGATCACCTTCCCGGCGGCGGTGCAGGCGGTCTTCTGGACGAAGTTCCGGATGCCGATCGGAGCGACGTTCTGCTGCCTGGGCCTGCTCTTTGGACAGTGGATGAACCGGTACATCAACTTCTACGGTTGGACCCACTATCCGCTCAACTTCGTCTTTCCGGAGACGTTCATGCCGCAGGCGGTCGTGCTCGACGTGGTGCTGATGCTGACCGGCAACTGGATCGTGACGGCCCTGGTGGGCGGCGAGCTCTGGGGCTGGCTCTTCTATCCGACCAACTGGGTGATGATCGCACCCTATCACCTGCCGGTCGAGTATCAGGGCTCGCTGATGAGCATCGCGGATGTGATCAACTACATGTACGTCCGCACCTCGACGCCGGAGTATCTCCGGATCGTGGAGACGGGAACGATGCGGAGCTTCGCGGGAGGGGTGACCGGTGTGGCCGCCTTCTTCTCGGGGTTCGTCTCGGTCTGCATGTACGTGCCGTGGTGGCTGATGGGCGCTCATTTCTTCGGCAGCACGAAGTTCTTCAAGACCTATGAGGCGGCTGCGGCGGAGGTGAAGCGCGCCTAA
- the amoB gene encoding bacterial ammonia monooxygenase, subunit AmoB: protein MRKGVMRVMGRAGALVLLGMLLAGPATSRLWALGEKSQEAFLRMRTVIFYDTKFSGRKFKVGDEMTVTGKFQLLPIWPKEIAFTGISWLNFFVPGPQFLRVGSWINNRFMSCSQLLELGGTYEYKTITRARYPGHWPVGVMLSMKDAGPLIGPSIYVDVEGSHAGFTNPIKTLVGTTVDLEDYGVNRMLMWTLVTTLIGVAWLGFWLGRPFVSRLGIVAAGRAKELISGADKTVAVIFALGTIGLIAIANAMTAAQFPHTIPIQETIIKNEPLPPEPTHVEAKVLDATYDVPSRTLSFRLEVHNTGDRPLVLKEFTTANVRFFNEQVPGNVWNPDFPEVYGGPMKITPSEPVAPGETKVLEVVLASAEWENQRLTMYHETTNRFGGLLFFSDPSGARSIIAVADQLVIPRFGATQM from the coding sequence ATGAGAAAAGGCGTAATGCGGGTGATGGGAAGAGCGGGAGCGCTGGTCCTGCTGGGGATGCTCCTGGCGGGACCGGCGACGAGCCGGCTCTGGGCCTTGGGCGAGAAATCGCAGGAGGCCTTCCTTCGGATGCGGACGGTGATCTTCTACGACACCAAGTTTTCCGGAAGGAAGTTCAAGGTCGGGGACGAGATGACGGTGACGGGGAAGTTCCAGCTTCTGCCGATCTGGCCGAAGGAGATCGCCTTTACGGGGATCTCGTGGCTGAACTTTTTCGTTCCGGGGCCGCAGTTCCTGCGGGTCGGCTCATGGATCAACAACCGGTTCATGTCCTGCTCGCAGCTGCTGGAGCTGGGCGGTACCTACGAGTACAAGACGATCACCAGGGCGCGGTATCCGGGCCACTGGCCGGTCGGGGTGATGCTGAGCATGAAGGATGCGGGGCCCTTGATCGGGCCGTCGATCTACGTCGACGTGGAAGGAAGCCATGCGGGCTTCACCAACCCGATCAAGACGCTCGTGGGCACCACGGTCGACCTGGAAGACTACGGAGTGAACCGGATGCTCATGTGGACCCTGGTGACCACCTTGATCGGGGTGGCTTGGCTCGGGTTCTGGCTGGGGAGGCCTTTTGTCTCTCGGCTGGGCATCGTGGCGGCCGGAAGGGCCAAGGAGCTGATCAGCGGTGCGGACAAGACCGTGGCGGTGATCTTTGCCCTTGGGACCATCGGCCTGATCGCGATCGCCAACGCGATGACTGCGGCGCAGTTCCCGCACACGATTCCGATCCAGGAGACGATCATCAAGAACGAGCCGCTTCCGCCCGAGCCGACCCACGTGGAGGCGAAGGTGCTGGACGCGACCTACGATGTGCCGAGCCGCACGCTCTCCTTCCGGCTCGAGGTGCATAACACGGGGGATCGTCCCTTGGTGCTCAAGGAGTTCACCACGGCCAACGTCCGCTTCTTCAACGAGCAGGTTCCGGGGAACGTCTGGAATCCTGACTTTCCGGAAGTGTACGGGGGCCCGATGAAGATCACTCCTTCGGAGCCGGTGGCGCCCGGGGAGACCAAGGTGCTCGAAGTGGTGCTGGCGAGCGCGGAGTGGGAGAACCAGCGGCTGACGATGTACCACGAGACGACGAACCGTTTCGGGGGCCTGCTCTTCTTCAGCGACCCAAGCGGAGCGCGGAGCATCATCGCCGTCGCCGATCAGCTCGTCATTCCGCGTTTCGGCGCGACGCAGATGTAA
- the amoA gene encoding bacterial ammonia monooxygenase, subunit AmoA, with protein MQYSQVDAEAKAIARKFDWVVILSTFLALIAGFHVHQMLVAGDWSFWIDWKDRNWWPIVAPILEITFPAAVQAVFWTKFRMPIGATFCCLGLLFGQWMNRYINFNGWTHYPLNFVFPETFIPQAVVLDVVLMLTGNWIVTALVGGELWGWLFYPTNWVMIAPYHLPVEYQGALMSIADVINYMYVRTSTPEYLRIVETGTLRSFAGGVTGVAAFFSGFVSVCMYVPWWLMGAHFFGSTKFFKTYEAAAVEVKRA; from the coding sequence ATGCAATATTCGCAAGTAGACGCGGAGGCGAAGGCGATCGCGCGCAAGTTCGACTGGGTGGTGATCCTGTCGACCTTTCTGGCGCTGATCGCCGGCTTCCATGTCCACCAGATGCTGGTGGCCGGAGACTGGTCGTTCTGGATCGACTGGAAGGATCGGAACTGGTGGCCGATCGTGGCTCCGATTCTGGAGATCACCTTCCCGGCGGCGGTGCAGGCGGTCTTCTGGACGAAGTTCCGGATGCCGATCGGAGCGACGTTCTGCTGCCTGGGCCTGCTCTTTGGACAGTGGATGAACCGGTACATCAACTTCAACGGTTGGACCCACTATCCGCTCAACTTCGTCTTTCCGGAGACGTTCATTCCGCAGGCGGTCGTGCTCGACGTGGTGCTGATGCTGACCGGCAACTGGATTGTGACGGCCCTGGTGGGCGGCGAGCTCTGGGGCTGGCTCTTCTATCCGACCAACTGGGTGATGATCGCACCCTATCACCTGCCGGTTGAGTATCAGGGCGCGCTGATGAGCATCGCGGATGTGATCAACTACATGTACGTCCGCACCTCGACGCCGGAGTATCTCCGGATCGTGGAGACGGGAACGTTGCGGAGCTTCGCGGGAGGGGTGACCGGTGTGGCCGCCTTCTTCTCGGGGTTCGTCTCGGTCTGCATGTACGTGCCGTGGTGGCTGATGGGCGCTCATTTCTTCGGCAGCACGAAGTTCTTCAAGACCTATGAGGCGGCTGCGGTGGAGGTGAAGCGCGCCTAA
- the amoC gene encoding bacterial ammonia monooxygenase, subunit AmoC, whose amino-acid sequence MAQTQTTTATAVARPPVSAFSWKSAGIAIGALVVFDVLINVYERLYAFSKGLDYTSPEYNSYWMGMLFAELVMEAVTAGALWGWLWMTRDRALDRLSPAEELKRYWALGLFVLTYTYAAYAGASYFTEQDGTWHQTVIRDTDFTPSHVIEFYQSYPIYIIFGVGSLVYAMTRLPQFAKAFSLPYAVLVGSPLMIFPNVGLNEFGHTRWFMEELFVAPLHWGFVTFGWGALAILGTWLQICPRVMALINHIYYGKPIQSPAEVMRDPQSSCNPAACAACAV is encoded by the coding sequence ATGGCACAAACACAAACGACGACGGCAACGGCTGTCGCGCGCCCGCCGGTCTCCGCCTTTTCGTGGAAAAGCGCGGGGATCGCGATCGGCGCGCTGGTGGTCTTTGACGTCCTGATCAACGTCTACGAGAGGCTCTACGCGTTTTCGAAGGGTCTCGACTACACGTCGCCGGAATACAACAGCTACTGGATGGGCATGCTCTTTGCGGAGCTTGTCATGGAAGCGGTCACGGCCGGTGCGCTGTGGGGCTGGCTCTGGATGACGCGGGATCGGGCGCTCGATCGCCTCTCTCCGGCGGAGGAGCTCAAGCGGTATTGGGCCTTGGGACTCTTCGTCCTGACCTATACCTACGCGGCGTACGCCGGCGCGAGCTACTTCACGGAGCAGGACGGGACGTGGCACCAGACGGTGATTCGGGATACCGACTTCACCCCGAGCCACGTGATCGAGTTCTACCAGAGCTATCCCATCTACATCATCTTCGGTGTGGGCTCGCTGGTTTATGCGATGACCCGACTGCCGCAGTTCGCGAAGGCGTTTTCCTTGCCTTATGCGGTGCTGGTGGGCAGCCCGTTGATGATCTTCCCGAATGTCGGGCTCAACGAGTTCGGCCACACCCGGTGGTTCATGGAGGAGCTTTTCGTGGCTCCGCTCCACTGGGGCTTCGTGACGTTCGGATGGGGTGCGCTGGCGATCCTCGGGACCTGGCTGCAGATCTGCCCGCGGGTGATGGCGCTCATCAACCACATCTACTACGGGAAGCCGATCCAGAGCCCGGCCGAGGTGATGCGGGATCCGCAGAGCTCCTGCAATCCTGCCGCTTGCGCGGCCTGCGCGGTGTAG
- the amoB gene encoding bacterial ammonia monooxygenase, subunit AmoB — protein MRKGVMRVIGRAGALVLLGMLLAGPATSRLWALGEKSQEAFLRMRTVIFYDTKFSGRKFKVGDEMTVTGKFQILPIWPKEIAFTGISWLNFFVPGPQFLRVGSWINNRFMSCSQLLELGGTYEYKTITRARYPGHWPVGVMLSMKDAGPLIGPSIYVDVEGSHAGFTNPIKTLVGTTVDLETYGVARMLMWTLVTTLIGVAWLGFWLGRPFVSRLGIVAAGRAKELISGADKTVAVIFALGTIGLIAIANAMTAAQFPHTIPIQETIIKNEPLPPEPTHVEAKVLDATYDVPSRTLSFRLEVHNTGDRPLVLKEFTTANVRFFNEQVPGNVWNPDFPEVYGGPMKITPSEPVAPGETKVLEVVLASAEWENQRLTMYHETTNRFGGLLFFSDPSGARSIIAVADQLVIPRFGATQM, from the coding sequence ATGAGAAAAGGCGTAATGCGGGTGATCGGAAGAGCGGGGGCGCTGGTCCTGCTGGGGATGCTCCTGGCGGGACCGGCGACGAGCCGGCTCTGGGCCTTGGGCGAGAAATCGCAGGAGGCCTTCCTTCGGATGCGGACGGTGATCTTCTACGACACCAAGTTTTCCGGAAGGAAGTTCAAGGTCGGGGACGAGATGACGGTGACGGGGAAGTTCCAGATTTTGCCGATCTGGCCGAAGGAGATCGCCTTTACGGGGATCTCGTGGCTGAACTTCTTCGTTCCGGGGCCGCAGTTCCTGCGGGTCGGCTCATGGATCAACAACCGGTTCATGTCCTGCTCGCAGCTGCTGGAGCTGGGCGGTACCTACGAGTACAAGACGATCACCAGGGCGCGGTACCCAGGCCACTGGCCGGTCGGGGTGATGCTGAGCATGAAGGATGCGGGGCCCTTGATCGGGCCGTCGATCTACGTCGACGTGGAAGGAAGCCATGCGGGCTTCACCAACCCGATCAAGACGCTCGTGGGCACCACGGTCGACCTGGAAACCTACGGGGTGGCCCGGATGCTCATGTGGACCCTGGTGACCACCTTGATCGGGGTGGCTTGGCTCGGGTTCTGGCTGGGGAGGCCTTTTGTCTCTCGGCTGGGCATCGTGGCGGCCGGAAGGGCCAAGGAGCTGATCAGCGGTGCGGACAAGACCGTGGCGGTGATCTTTGCCCTTGGGACCATCGGCCTGATCGCGATCGCCAACGCGATGACTGCGGCGCAGTTCCCGCACACGATTCCGATCCAGGAGACGATCATCAAGAACGAGCCGCTTCCGCCCGAGCCGACCCACGTGGAGGCGAAGGTGCTGGACGCGACCTACGATGTGCCGAGCCGCACGCTCTCCTTCCGGCTCGAGGTGCATAACACGGGGGATCGTCCCTTGGTGCTCAAGGAGTTCACCACGGCCAACGTCCGCTTCTTCAACGAGCAGGTTCCGGGGAACGTCTGGAATCCTGACTTTCCGGAAGTGTACGGGGGCCCGATGAAGATCACTCCTTCGGAGCCGGTGGCGCCCGGGGAGACCAAGGTGCTCGAAGTGGTGCTGGCGAGCGCGGAGTGGGAGAACCAGCGGCTGACGATGTACCACGAGACGACGAACCGTTTCGGGGGCCTGCTCTTCTTCAGCGACCCAAGCGGAGCGCGGAGCATCATCGCCGTCGCCGATCAGCTCGTCATTCCGCGTTTCGGCGCGACGCAGATGTAA
- a CDS encoding YbaB/EbfC family nucleoid-associated protein → MNLNKMLKRARQLQEQAQKLQEDLAGRRFAVEGAGGRLRAVASGGGELLDLWIAPELVAEGDAQMLAELVLATVREALQQAREASASEMQKLGAGFGMPGFP, encoded by the coding sequence ATGAACCTGAACAAGATGCTCAAACGGGCCCGCCAGCTGCAGGAACAGGCCCAAAAATTGCAGGAAGATCTCGCCGGGCGGCGATTCGCGGTCGAAGGCGCCGGCGGAAGGCTTCGCGCGGTTGCCAGCGGCGGAGGGGAGCTCCTCGACCTTTGGATCGCTCCCGAGCTTGTCGCCGAAGGTGATGCCCAGATGCTCGCCGAGCTGGTCCTCGCCACCGTCCGGGAAGCTCTCCAGCAAGCCCGGGAGGCGAGCGCCTCGGAAATGCAAAAGCTCGGAGCCGGCTTCGGCATGCCCGGCTTCCCCTGA
- the amoC gene encoding bacterial ammonia monooxygenase, subunit AmoC has protein sequence MAQTQTTTATAVARPPVSAFSWKSAGIAIGALVVFDVLINVYERLYAFSKGLDYTSPEYNTYWMGMLFAELVMEAVTAAALWGWLWMTRDRALDRLSPAEELKRYWALGLFVLTYTYAAYAGASYFTEQDGTWHQTVIRDTDFTPSHVIEFYQSYPIYIIFGVGSLVYAMTRLPQFAKAFSLPYAVLVGSPLMIFPNVGLNEFGHTRWFMEELFVAPLHWGFVTFGWGALAILGTWLQICPRVMALINHIYYGKPIQSPAEVMRDPQSSCNPAACAACAV, from the coding sequence ATGGCACAAACACAAACGACGACGGCAACGGCTGTCGCGCGCCCGCCGGTCTCCGCCTTTTCGTGGAAAAGCGCGGGGATCGCGATCGGCGCGCTGGTGGTCTTTGACGTCCTGATCAACGTCTACGAGAGGCTCTACGCGTTTTCGAAGGGTCTCGACTACACGTCGCCGGAATACAACACCTACTGGATGGGCATGCTCTTTGCGGAGCTTGTCATGGAAGCGGTCACGGCGGCTGCGCTCTGGGGCTGGCTCTGGATGACGCGGGATCGGGCGCTCGATCGCCTCTCTCCGGCGGAGGAGCTCAAGCGGTATTGGGCCTTGGGACTCTTCGTCCTGACCTATACCTACGCGGCGTACGCCGGCGCGAGCTACTTCACGGAGCAGGACGGGACGTGGCACCAGACGGTGATTCGGGATACCGACTTCACCCCGAGCCACGTGATCGAGTTCTACCAGAGCTATCCCATCTACATCATCTTCGGTGTGGGCTCGCTGGTTTATGCGATGACCCGACTGCCGCAGTTCGCGAAGGCGTTTTCCTTGCCTTATGCGGTGCTGGTGGGCAGCCCGTTGATGATCTTCCCGAACGTCGGGCTCAACGAGTTCGGCCACACCCGGTGGTTCATGGAGGAGCTTTTCGTGGCTCCGCTCCACTGGGGCTTCGTGACGTTCGGATGGGGTGCGCTGGCGATCCTCGGGACCTGGCTGCAGATCTGCCCGCGGGTGATGGCGCTCATCAACCACATCTACTACGGGAAGCCGATCCAGAGCCCGGCCGAGGTGATGCGGGATCCGCAGAGCTCCTGCAATCCTGCCGCTTGCGCGGCCTGCGCGGTGTAG
- a CDS encoding multicopper oxidase family protein has product MLQPVGKKRRSGRLFLLGALAAAAAASLLLLQKRPGPAKAYDFSVDPDAYPAAKPFEVVHLKDGESFSLSAVKVQETIAGTKVKQLAYNGSVPGPFLWVPQGAHITVTFDNRTGVPTTIHSHGVRQDNAQDGVPDVTQPAILPGSSYVYHFRFPDPGVYWYHPHFRDDFEQELGLYGVYMVEPADKDYWGPANREIPLVFSDILIKDGAVPEYHSDYVNFAFMGRYGNIPLVNGKPHIDIDVKKGEVVRLYLVDAASARPFRIQTPGVQMKLVGTDGGRYEREQWADAVVVSPSERQIIECYFPKEGEYKLIHHAVDPLVGARTYELVTFHVGTEGVTPSYAQEFATLRENKSTIEEMEALATRFRDTPPDKTIRFLVAVSKQAAKGLAEPGSTPSAAPKAGAAFPGLLTILAKTGAKVEWEDHMYNQNKASTSREVHWQIVDLDTGKVLGQKMAKGMGDMGGNVDWTFKQGSFAKIRIINDIHSLHPMQHPFHLHGQRFLVLNTNGEENPNKAWKDTVLVGAGDTMDILVDMSNPGTWMAHCHILEHLHSGMMFSFAVAP; this is encoded by the coding sequence ATGTTGCAACCGGTCGGAAAGAAAAGGAGGTCCGGAAGGCTGTTTCTGCTCGGTGCGCTGGCGGCCGCTGCGGCCGCAAGCCTGCTGCTCCTGCAGAAGCGGCCCGGACCTGCCAAGGCTTATGATTTTTCGGTCGATCCGGACGCCTACCCGGCCGCAAAACCCTTCGAGGTCGTCCACCTGAAGGACGGGGAAAGCTTCTCCCTTTCCGCGGTCAAGGTTCAGGAGACCATCGCCGGAACCAAGGTCAAGCAGCTCGCCTACAACGGATCGGTTCCCGGGCCTTTCCTCTGGGTTCCGCAGGGTGCCCATATCACTGTCACCTTCGATAACCGGACCGGGGTCCCCACTACCATCCACTCGCACGGGGTGCGTCAAGACAACGCGCAGGACGGCGTTCCCGACGTCACCCAGCCGGCGATCCTCCCAGGCTCGAGCTATGTCTATCATTTCCGCTTCCCTGATCCGGGAGTCTACTGGTACCACCCCCACTTCCGGGACGATTTCGAGCAGGAGCTCGGGCTCTACGGGGTCTACATGGTCGAGCCCGCCGATAAGGACTACTGGGGTCCCGCCAACCGGGAGATCCCGCTCGTCTTCTCCGATATCCTGATCAAGGACGGCGCCGTTCCCGAATACCATTCGGACTACGTCAACTTCGCGTTCATGGGGCGGTACGGGAACATTCCGCTCGTCAACGGCAAGCCTCACATCGACATCGACGTCAAGAAAGGAGAGGTTGTGCGTCTCTACCTGGTCGACGCCGCATCCGCCCGACCCTTTCGGATTCAGACCCCGGGCGTCCAGATGAAGCTGGTCGGCACCGACGGAGGGCGCTACGAACGGGAACAGTGGGCGGACGCGGTCGTCGTCTCCCCCTCCGAACGCCAGATCATCGAGTGCTACTTTCCGAAAGAGGGCGAGTACAAGCTCATCCACCATGCCGTCGATCCCTTGGTCGGCGCCCGCACCTACGAGCTCGTGACCTTTCATGTCGGGACCGAAGGCGTGACCCCGTCCTACGCCCAGGAGTTCGCGACCCTACGGGAAAACAAGTCGACCATCGAGGAGATGGAAGCGCTGGCGACCCGTTTTCGCGATACCCCGCCGGACAAGACAATCCGGTTCTTGGTAGCGGTCTCGAAGCAGGCTGCCAAGGGCCTTGCCGAACCCGGCAGCACTCCTTCCGCCGCCCCGAAGGCGGGTGCGGCTTTTCCGGGGCTCTTGACCATTTTGGCCAAAACCGGCGCCAAGGTCGAATGGGAAGACCATATGTACAACCAGAACAAGGCCTCGACTTCCCGCGAGGTGCACTGGCAGATCGTCGACCTCGATACGGGCAAGGTGCTCGGACAGAAGATGGCCAAGGGCATGGGGGACATGGGCGGGAACGTCGATTGGACCTTCAAGCAGGGAAGCTTTGCGAAGATCCGGATCATCAACGACATTCACTCCCTTCACCCGATGCAGCATCCTTTCCATCTGCATGGGCAGCGTTTTCTGGTGCTCAACACGAACGGAGAGGAGAACCCCAACAAGGCTTGGAAGGATACGGTGCTGGTCGGCGCCGGCGACACCATGGATATCCTGGTCGACATGAGCAATCCCGGGACCTGGATGGCCCACTGCCATATCCTGGAGCATCTCCACAGCGGGATGATGTTTTCCTTCGCCGTCGCTCCCTAG